Proteins encoded in a region of the Manis javanica isolate MJ-LG chromosome 15, MJ_LKY, whole genome shotgun sequence genome:
- the HIC2 gene encoding hypermethylated in cancer 2 protein → MVSGPLALRWCAWAGRGDMGPDMELPSHSKQLLLQLNQQRTKGFLCDVVIMVENSIFRAHKNVLAASSIYFKSLVLHDNLISLDTDMVSSTVFQQVLDFIYTGKLLPSGQPAEPNFSTLLTAASYLQLPELAALCRRKLKRAGKPFGSGRVGAAGMGRPPRSQRLSTASVIQARYSGLVDGRQGAHTSQEPPQAKGSDDELFLGSSTQESARGLGRAICPTGGEASLGGCSTSGSSGGCEQELGLDLSKKSPPLPPATPGAPLSPDDPARLSDSQLGSPLSASAPPVASSASYAELGGTPAEPMDLEGAEDNHLSLLEGPGGQPRKSLRHSARKKDWSKKEPLAGSPFEQREVGPKSSCPGEEGEGLGDRVPNGILASSVAGGGPSGPYGEPPYPCKEEEENGKDGSEDSGQSGSEGGSGHTGAHYMYRQEGYETVSYGDNLYVCIPCAKGFPSSEQLNAHVETHTEEELFIKEEGAYETGSGGAEEEAEDLSAPSTAYPAEPRPFKCSVCEKSYKDPATLRQHEKTHWLTRPFPCNICGKMFTQRGTMTRHMRSHLGLKPFACDECGMRFTRQYRLTEHMRVHSGEKPYECQLCGGKFTQQRNLISHLRMHTSPS, encoded by the exons ATGGTTTCTGGGCCCCTGGCACTCCG GTGGTGTGCGTGGGCAGGGCGTGGGGACATGGGGCCCGACATGGAGCTGCCCAGCCACTCGAAGCAGCTCCTGCTGCAGCTGAACCAGCAGAGGACGAAGGGCTTCCTGTGTGACGTCGTCATCATGGTGGAGAACTCCATATTCCGGGCCCATAAGAATGTCCTGGCCGCTAGCAGCATCTACTTCAAGTCCCTGGTTCTGCACGACAACCTCATCAGCCTGGACACGGACATGGTCAGCTCCACAGTATTCCAGCAGGTCCTGGACTTCATCTACACAGGCAAGCTGCTGCCCAGCGGCCAACCAGCTGAGCCCAACTTCAGCACTCTCCTCACTGCTGCCAGCTACCTCCAGCTGCCCGAGTTGGCAGCCCTCTGCCGCCGCAAACTCAAACGAGCTGGCAAGCCCTTTGGCTCTGGGAGGGTGGGTGCTGCTGGCATGGGGCGGCCCCCCCGCAGCCAGCGGCTGTCCACGGCCTCCGTCATCCAGGCTCGGTATTCAGGGCTTGTAGACGGGCGCCAGGGGGCCCACACTTCCCAGGAGCCCCCCCAGGCCAAAGGCTCTGATGACGAGCTCTTCCTCGGCAGCTCTACCCAAGAGAGTGCGCGTGGCCTGGGCCGGGCCATCTGCCCCACCGGAGGGGAGGCCAGCCTGGGCGGGTGCAGCACCAGTGGGAGCAGCGGGGGCTGTGAGCAAGAGCTGGGCCTGGACCTGTCCAAGAAGAGCCCCCCGCTGCCCCCTGCCACCCCCGGAGCCCCCCTCAGCCCTGACGACCCAGCCCGGCTGAGTGACAGTCAGCTCGGCTCACCCCTCTCGGCCTCCGCCCCTCCTGTTGCCAGCAGTGCCTCTTATGCCGAGCTTGGGGGCACCCCCGCTGAGCCTATGGATCTGGAGGGGGCTGAGGACAACCACCTGAGCCTGCTGGAGGGGCCTGGCGGGCAACCCCGGAAGAGCCTCCGGCACTCAGCCCGCAAGAAGGACTGGAGCAAGAAGGAGCCCTTGGCGGGTTCTCCCTTTGAGCAGAGAGAAGTGGGGCCCAAGAGCTCCTGCCCcggggaggagggtgaggggctTGGGGACAGGGTTCCCAATGGCATTCTAGCCAGCAGTGTTGCAGGGGGCGGCCCCAGTGGGCCCTATGGGGAGCCCCCGTACCCctgcaaggaggaggaggagaacgGCAAGGACGGGAGTGAGGACAGCGGGCAGAGTGGGAGTGAGGGGGGCAGCGGCCACACTGGCGCCCACTACATGTACCGGCAGGAGGGCTACGAGACGGTCTCCTACGGGGACAACCTGTACGTGTGCATCCCCTGCGCCAAGGGCTTCCCCAGCTCCGAGCAGCTCAATGCCCATGTGGAGACGCACACGGAGGAGGAGCTCTTCATCAAGGAGGAGGGCGCCTACGAGACAGGCAGCGGGGGTGCCGAGGAGGAGGCTGAGGACCTGTCAGCGCCCAGCACGGCCTATCCAGCTGAGCCCCGGCCCTTCAAGTGCTCCGTCTGCGAGAAGAGCTACAAGGACCCGGCCACGCTGAGGCAGCACGAGAAGACGCACTGGCTGACGCGGCCCTTCCCCTGCAACATCTGTGGGAAAATGTTCACGCAGCGTGGCACCATGACACGCCACATGCGCAGCCACCTGGGCCTGAAGCCCTTTGCCTGTGACGAGTGTGGTATGCGCTTCACCCGCCAGTACCGCCTCACGGAGCACATGCGTGTGCACTCGGGCGAGAAGCCCTACGAGTGCCAGCTCTGCGGGGGCAAGTTCACGCAGCAGCGCAACCTCATCAGCCACCTGCGCATGCACACCTCCCCCTCCTAG